The genomic DNA GGCCCTTGCGCGCACGGCGCTCGGCCATGGCCTTGGCGGCGGGGGAACCCGGCGTCGGCATGCGGCGGATGACGAAGAACTGCTGGCCCATGGTCCACAGGTTGGTGGTGGTCCAGTAGATCAGAACACCAATGGGGAAGTTGATGCCACCTACGCCGAAGACGATCGGCAGTACGTACAGCATCATCTTCTGCTGCTTCATGAAGGGGCTGGCGAGGGCCTCTTCGGACATGTTCTTGGACATGATCTGCTTCTGCGTAATGAACTGCGAAGCGGTCATGGCCAGAATCATCACGATGGAGAGGATGACAACGGCAACCTGTCCGTCACCGCCGCCGCCGTGCAGCAGCGAGGAGGAAAGCGGTGCGCCGAGGATGGTGGCCTCGTCGAACTGCTGGATGGCCTGAGAAGACAGGGCGCCAATGTGTTCGCCGTTGTCGCTGGCCTTGGAAACACCGTTCAGCACCTGGAACAGGGCAAAGAAGAACGGCATCTGGATCAGCATGGGCAGGCAGGCCGCAAACGGGTTGGTGCCGTGCTTCTTGTACAGCGCCATCTGCTCCTGCGTCATGGCCTGACGGGAGAGCTGATCGGTCTTGCCCTTGTACTTCTGCTGCAGCTTCTTCAGGTCCGGCTGCAGCGACTGCATGCCTCGCTGAGCCTTGATCTGCTTGACGAAGACGGGGATCAGCGCCGCGCGGATCACAATCACCAGGCCGATGATGGACAACGTCCACGTCCAGCCGGATGCTTCATCCATCCCGAGGAATACAAACCCCTCGTGGAAGATCCACATGATCCATGACACTACCCACTTAAAGGGGAACAGTATCGTCTCGAAGAAACCCATTTACTCTCCTCAGGCCGCCGAGCGGCTGTCTTCGTCGGCTGGAATCACGGGGTGATTCAGCACAATGATCCTCGGGACCTTCTTCGTGTCCCAAATCCGGTGTCCCTCAGGTACGTGGTCCACGCCGCCGCTGTTCCAGGGATGGCAGCGGATCAGCCGTCGGAAAGCCAGCCAGGAACCCTTAACGGCTCCATGCACGGTGACTGCTTCGAGGGCATAGGCGGAACATGAGGGAAAGAATCGGCAGACCGGGCCGTAGAGCGGCGACACAAGCCTGCGGTAGGTGATGAGGAGGCCAATCAGGACCGTCCGTGGAAGATTCCACAGAAAACGGGCAACGGCGATCAAGGCCCTCAACGGATACGATCCGGAGTCCCTCATCGCTGGCTCATCCTCCCTGCCTGGCATGTTTCTGCGAAAGTTTGGCGGTACAGGTACTCAAGGCACTGCGGTAGTCAGCGCTCAGCTCAGCCCAC from Arthrobacter zhangbolii includes the following:
- the yidC gene encoding membrane protein insertase YidC — translated: MGFFETILFPFKWVVSWIMWIFHEGFVFLGMDEASGWTWTLSIIGLVIVIRAALIPVFVKQIKAQRGMQSLQPDLKKLQQKYKGKTDQLSRQAMTQEQMALYKKHGTNPFAACLPMLIQMPFFFALFQVLNGVSKASDNGEHIGALSSQAIQQFDEATILGAPLSSSLLHGGGGDGQVAVVILSIVMILAMTASQFITQKQIMSKNMSEEALASPFMKQQKMMLYVLPIVFGVGGINFPIGVLIYWTTTNLWTMGQQFFVIRRMPTPGSPAAKAMAERRARKGLPMVPLLGEKKGEVPVEVPAAAKGQRVQPQRKNRKKR
- the yidD gene encoding membrane protein insertion efficiency factor YidD; its protein translation is MRDSGSYPLRALIAVARFLWNLPRTVLIGLLITYRRLVSPLYGPVCRFFPSCSAYALEAVTVHGAVKGSWLAFRRLIRCHPWNSGGVDHVPEGHRIWDTKKVPRIIVLNHPVIPADEDSRSAA